Genomic window (Escherichia fergusonii ATCC 35469):
GGATTCTTTCGCCTGGCCTGCTTCTTTCGCATCCCACTGAGCATAGATTTCAGACGGAATTTCGAACGGCGCATATTTCCAGCCCAGCTGTTCGCGGGTCAGTGCAATTTCAGCGTCGCCCAGCGGCGCACCGTGGGAGTCGTGCGTACCGGCTTTATTCGGAGAACCGAAACCAATGATGGTTTTGCACATCAGCAGAGACGGTTTGTCAGTCACAGCGCGCGCTTCTTCTACAGCGCGTTTGATGGATGCCGCGTCATGACCGTCGATGCCGCGAATAACGTGCCAGCCGTAAGCTTCGAAACGCATTGCGGTGTCGTCAGTAAACCAGCCTTCAACGTGACCATCGATAGAGATGCCGTTGTCATCGTAGAACGCAATCAGTTTACCCAGCTTCAGCGTACCCGCCAGAGAGCAAACTTCGTGGGAGATGCCTTCCATCATGCAGCCATCGCCCATGAAGGCGTAGGTGTAGTGGTCGACAATGTCGTGACCCGGACGGTTAAACTGCGCCGCCAGCGTTTTTTCTGCAATCGCCATACCCACTGCGTTGGCAATACCCTGACCCAGTGGACCAGTAGTGGTTTCTACACCTGCGGTGTAACCCACTTCCGGGTGACCCGGAGTTTTGGAGTGCAGCTGACGGAAGTTTTTCAGTTCTTCCATCGGCAGATCGTAACCGGTGAGGTGCAGCAGGCTGTAGATCAGCATGGAGCCGTGGCCGTTGGACAGCACGAAGCGGTCACGGTCAGCCCAGGACGGATTCTGCGGGTTATGTTTCAGGAAATCACGCCACAGGACTTCGGCAATGTCAGCCATACCCATCGGGGCGCCCGGGTGACCGGATTTGGCTTTCTGTACTGCGTCCATGCTCAGCGCACGAATAGCATTGGCAAGCTCTTTACGTGAGGACATTTTGACTCCAGATCGGATGATGAAAGGCTCGCCCGTAACGACTTGACGACAGCTCGTTTTGGGCTACGCCGGAAAATTTGCCAACAATTTACCCCAAGCCGTGCGTCATGTACATGGAACATCCTTTTACCGCTTCAGAAATCTCTGGATCATGCTCGCATGTTGCGCAATCTACTCGCCCGTCCGCTGCGCTTTTCCTTATACTGAGACTGAGCGTCGATTCACCTGCAAACGGCGCATTTTTAGAATAATCCTGACCTTGTGCGGAAGAGAAAACATGAAAATTCGCGCCTTATTGGTAGCAATGAGTGTGGCAACGGTACTGACCGGTTGCCAGAATATGGACTCCAGTGGACTGCTCTCATCAGGAGCGGAAGCTTTTCAGGCTTACAGTTTGAGTGATGCGCAGGTGAAAGCCCTGAGCGATCAGGCATGCCAGGAGATGGACAGCAAGGCGACTATCGCGCCAACCAATAGCGAATATGCTAAGCGTCTGACCACCATTGCCAACGCGCTAGGCAACAATATCAACGGTCAGCCAGTAAACTACAAAGTGTATATGGCGAAGGATGTGAATGCCTTTGCGATGGCAAATGGCTGTATCCGCGTCTATAGCGGGCTGATGGATATGATGACGGATAACGAAGTCGAAGCGGTGATCGGTCACGAGATGGGGCACGTGGCGTTAGGCCATGTGAAGAAAGGGATGCAAGTTGCATTAGGCACCAACGCCGTGAGAGTCGCGGCAGCCTCTGCGGGCGGGATTGTCGGCAGTTTATCGCAATCGCAACTTGGTGACCTGGGCGAGAAATTAGTCAATTCGCAATTCTCCCAGCGTCAGGAGGCAGAAGCCGATGATTATTCTTACGATCTTCTGCGCCAACGCGGCATCAGCCCGGCAGGTCTTGCCACCAGCTTTGAAAAACTGGCGAAACTGGAAGAAGGCCGCCAAAGCTCAATGTTTGACGACCATCCGGCATCCGCCGAACGCGCCCAGCATATTCGCGATCGTATGAGCGCGGATGGAGTTAAGTGATTTCATATTTCTCCGACAGGAATGTCGGAGAAATTTTCATTCAGGGCCGGCCACAGTCATTAAACAAGCTCAATCATTAGGGGCATCAATTCGCTTCGTAGATTGCTTTATCTGGTGTATCCGGTTGCACCTCTACTACATCGGCAGTGCTTACGCCACAAGCCCAGGCAAAAGCCGTCTCTGTTCCTTCAGGTAATGGAGTATCCCAGGGTAAAGTACGCCACGGACTCCCCTGCTCTTTTAATAAAGATGTAATGGCTTTCTTAAAAAGAATATGGGTAATCAGGTGCCGTTTATCCGTTGCTTTCCAGTACCAACGGGCCAGCAAAAAATGTCCGGCCAATTCGCGCCAGCTTCTGTAATGTTGCTGTACGCGTCTGGCTGCCAGCATCGAAAAATCGACCATTTCACGCTGGGTAATGTATCCCACTTGCGCCCCGCTATTACATAGCATGACAAAGCGCACCATATCCCAGGCACAAAAATCTATGTCGCATATTTTACGTCGATTTTTTCTGACCATCTGTAGCTGCCACAAACGCTCTTTCGCTTCGCTACTTAATTTCGCGTTCTGAGCTAATTGCTGAGCGAACGCGCGATACTCAGCATCCGGCATTTCGCTATCGTTTTTGATCTGTTCTTCATAAACTGAACGGTGCCCTGCTACAAACAAAGCTAAGAGTTGCTCAAGTAACGAATCCCGATCAAAGACGCCCCACATGTCAGCAAGTGACTCAACTTCACTTTTGCAATCATTCTCTGCTTCCACGGAATCATCATTAACGACTCGTCGCGCCCAGTGATTGTTACCCGCAATGGCATAAGGCGCGCCGACTGCCATTGCCCAACGTTCAGCCACGGGAATTTTTTGAATTGAGGGATCTTTACAAGATGCTTTGAAAAGGCGATGTCCGGCGAACACCAGGCCATAACCAATCCACAAAACAGCCACCAAGGCGAGAATAAGTATTATCGCTACCAGATAAAGGGCATATTTGCCTATTGTCAGTAAGACATCCAGCCAGGAAGAGTCTTGCTCCGTAACTGTTTGCTCCACCGATGTCAAAGGGGACTTACTGAC
Coding sequences:
- the loiP gene encoding metalloprotease LoiP is translated as MKIRALLVAMSVATVLTGCQNMDSSGLLSSGAEAFQAYSLSDAQVKALSDQACQEMDSKATIAPTNSEYAKRLTTIANALGNNINGQPVNYKVYMAKDVNAFAMANGCIRVYSGLMDMMTDNEVEAVIGHEMGHVALGHVKKGMQVALGTNAVRVAAASAGGIVGSLSQSQLGDLGEKLVNSQFSQRQEAEADDYSYDLLRQRGISPAGLATSFEKLAKLEEGRQSSMFDDHPASAERAQHIRDRMSADGVK
- a CDS encoding DUF1266 domain-containing protein — translated: MERTLPWKPLLCLLFLLSTGCDRAEKQKIAAQLQQDKEAISSVVKKSYRALCGPEFVTSTDSHDRLAEMQQVFTPALMEPVLKFWQESPKTCKRRFPSYSDPLATFIEGDKAQVGAFFGHQSDIDIPMELIRQGDGKWKIAAIDFASLHEFEKNARVTDEVQKQIDLLKKRSFKQHRDSPVLTRTAPERVSKSPLTSVEQTVTEQDSSWLDVLLTIGKYALYLVAIILILALVAVLWIGYGLVFAGHRLFKASCKDPSIQKIPVAERWAMAVGAPYAIAGNNHWARRVVNDDSVEAENDCKSEVESLADMWGVFDRDSLLEQLLALFVAGHRSVYEEQIKNDSEMPDAEYRAFAQQLAQNAKLSSEAKERLWQLQMVRKNRRKICDIDFCAWDMVRFVMLCNSGAQVGYITQREMVDFSMLAARRVQQHYRSWRELAGHFLLARWYWKATDKRHLITHILFKKAITSLLKEQGSPWRTLPWDTPLPEGTETAFAWACGVSTADVVEVQPDTPDKAIYEAN